Proteins encoded within one genomic window of Anopheles gambiae chromosome 3, idAnoGambNW_F1_1, whole genome shotgun sequence:
- the LOC1275536 gene encoding testis-specific zinc finger protein topi: MSGNTLFSYWKFRRQAEETFRSSSRRLRQNIESLQCTLLQDFGTGIGAGGSVRLASYKKYTCDQCLRKFVHESGLARHVAKFHPDVSTNVEPPTGQQQQHPELPATVCSDSKPTPASEAYIDAVVKCRHSGAIFPSAEQYLCHAMRYKFWEQLFAAEPEERERPAVLLRRQFSIVAVHTVLRCEYCDACFSDCAGLFAHESQHSPTGGFWCTFCRLHFPTLTDVLAHRAECLEGSSFIGCHFQNVQLQYCCNVCMALFATLPELYAHRYDEIHIFPRRMARAKGQTGGYGGLWVSCELCVFVCDHIELLLVHRAECHPGGAVTNKPPTMAAPSPSAGNPPKQRQQQQQQLAAPKRPEGEESSNERPYLCEKCGKTYTQSSHLWQHLRFHNGVRPFACDRDGCSRRFTIRPDLSDHIRKCHTGERPYECNVCHKRFLTGSVYYQHRLIHRGERRYGCPDCDRRFYRADALKNHQRIHTGEKPYECGHCERKFRQRGDREKHVRVKHKKFCK; encoded by the exons ATGTCGGGCAATACACTCTTTTCGTACTGGAAATTTAG ACGGCAGGCGGAAGAAACTTTTCGCAGTTCGTCACGCCGGCTCCGGCAGAATATAGAGTCGTTGCAGTGCACACTTTTGCAGGATTTCGGCACGGGCATCGGAGCAGGCGGCAGTGTTAGGCTCGCAAGCTACAAAAAGTACACCTGCGACCAGTGTCTGCGTAAGTTTGTGCACGAGAGTGGTCTCGCTCGGCATGTTGCAAAATTTCACCCGGACGTGTCGACGAACGTGGAGCCGCCGacggggcagcagcagcagcatccggaaCTCCCGGCTACCGTCTGCAGTGACTCGAAGCCAACGCCGGCGTCCGAAGCGTACATCGATGCGGTGGTAAAGTGCCGGCACAGCGGCGCAATCTTTCCCTCCGCCGAGCAGTACCTGTGCCACGCCATGCGCTACAAGTTCTGGGAGCAGCTGTTCGCGGCCGAGCCGGAGGAACGCGAACGCCCGGCCGTCCTGCTGCGTCGGCAGTTTTCCATCGTCGCCGTGCACACCGTCCTTCGCTGCGAGTACTGTGACGCGTGCTTTTCCGACTGTGCCGGGCTGTTCGCGCACGAGTCGCAACACTCGCCGACCGGCGGCTTCTGGTGCACGTTCTGTCGGCTTCACTTCCCGACGCTGACCGATGTGCTGGCCCATCGGGCAGAGTGTCTGGAGGGGAGCAGCTTCATCGGGTGCCACTTCCAGAACGTGCAGCTGCAGTACTGCTGCAACGTGTGCATGGCCCTGTTTGCGACGCTGCCCGAGCTGTACGCCCACCGGTACGACGAGATTCACATCTTCCCCCGCCGAATGGCCCGGGCAAAGGGGCAAACGGGCGGCTACGGCGGGCTGTGGGTGTCCTGCGAgctgtgcgtgtttgtgtgcgatcacatcgagctgctgctggtgcatcGGGCCGAATGCCATCCCGGCGGGGCGGTGACAAACAAACCGCCTACAATGGCGGCACCATCGCCATCGGCGGGAAATCCACCGAAgcagaggcagcagcagcagcaacagttggCAGCACCGAAACGCCCGGAGGGAGAAGAATCGAGCAACGAGCGGCCATATCTCTGCGAAAAGTGCGGCAAAACGTACACCCAGTCGAGCCATCTGTGGCAGCATCTGCGCTTTCACAACGGAGTGCGCCCGTTCGCCTGCGATCGGGACGGGTGCTCGCGCCGGTTCACGATACGGCCCGATCTGAGCGATCACATCCGGAAGTGCCACACCGGGGAGCGCCCGTACGAGTGCAACGTGTGCCACAAGCGTTTCCTGACCGGATCGGTGTACTATCAGCACCGGCTGATCCATCGCGGCGAGCGGCGGTACGGCTGTCCGGACTGTGATCGGCGCTTCTACCGGGCCGACGCACTGAAGAACCACCAGCGCATACACACGGGCGAGAAGCCGTACGAGTGTGGCCACTGTGAGCGCAAGTTCCGGCAGCGGGGCGATCGCGAAAAGCACGTGCGCGTGAAGCACAAGAAGTTTTGCAAATGA
- the LOC4578104 gene encoding leptin receptor gene-related protein — MLAMLGSIGMTMLILACALPTYNLWWPIFVVLFYILCPFPTLIAKRIESDDPARAASAMFATIGIVMSSFALPIVLARAEVIQWGACLLTLAGNVGAYATILAYYFGFESGDSNMW, encoded by the exons ATGCTAGCCATGCTTGGCTCGATCGGGATGACGATGCTCATACTGGCCTGTGCGCTACCGACGTACAA CTTATGGTGGCCAATATTCGTCGTGCTGTTCTACATACTATGTCCCTTCCCAACGCTGATTGCCAAGCGCATCGAATCGGATGATCCGGCCCGCGCCGCCAGCGCTATGTTTGCTACGATCGGTATTGTCATGAGCAGCTTCGCCCTTCCGATCGTGCTTGCCCGTGCCGAAGTG ATCCAATGGGGCGCTTGTCTACTTACGCTGGCCGGTAACGTTGGCGCCTATGCGACCATTCTGGCGTACTATTTCGGCTTCGAATCGGGCGATTCCAACATGTGGTAA